CTGGCTCAGGTCTCGGACATCATGCTCAACCGTCATGGATACTCCTTGCTTCTGACTCTACAGCCCGCACCGGTGCGCGGGCGCTCGCGGATTGTACCACAAAGGGTGGTAGTTGTTAGTGGTTAGTTGTTGGTTGTTAGTTAAGAGCGAAAAACTAAAAGCAAGAGGACCTCACCCTCGCCCCCTCTAATCAATAAGCAGTCGGGTGCGTCCCCGCGCCAGCCCCGGCCCTTCGAGAAACGAGCGATACAGCCGGAAGCCGAGTTTTTCGTACACGTGAATGGCGGGCGTGTTGTCGGTCCGTACGTTGAGCACCACCGTTTGCAGACCCGCGTCCAGCGCGGCGCGTGCGACGGCGGTCGTGCACGCGGAGGCCAGCCGGTGTCCGCGATGTTCCGGCATGGTGAACACGTTGCCGATGGCCGCCACGCTTTCCGCCCCGGACCAGACGTGCGTGCCCGCCGCCGCAATCAGGGCATCGCCGTCCCACACGCCGAAGAAGCACCCGTGCGCGATCTGCCACGGGCTGAACGCCACCATCGCTTCGCCCGGATCGGCGGCGTGCTGGTAGAGCGCGTCGAGCGCTGCTGCGTCGGTCGGCCCGATGCGGCGCAGATCGCGGTCTAGGGTGGGGCACGGCGCGGGCACGAAGGCGTGCGCGTCCAAGACCATGCGCCACTCGCGCTTCATGTGTGGCAGCTCGTAGCGCGCAGCCAGGATCGATTCCATGTCGGGCAGGAAGAGGTAGTAGATCTCGTCGGGCAGCGCGCAGGCGTCGAAGATGGCGCGCACACCGTCGGGATCGCCGAAGGCGGTCAGTACGGACGGGTCCAGGCCCTCGTAGACCAGCACCAACGCGCGGATCTCGCCGTCCGCTTCCGCCGTGTAGAACGTGCTCTCCGGCCAGAAGGCGTCGTCCAGATCACCCAGCGCGTATGCAGTCAGAGGGCGGTCCTGGGCGAGGAAGGCGCGGATCGCCGCTTTATCGAACTGCTTCACTACGGCGTGTGTCATAATGCAGCCAGCTATCCAGCGCGCCCTGGTCGTCGAAGACCGTGCGGAACCGCGCGACAAAATCGGGTAGGGTATACGAATGGCTCTGCGGCGCGATGTGCTCCAGCACGTAGGCGGCGGCCAGTGCGCCGATCTGCCCGCACAGCTCCCAGCCGAAGCCGCACGCGAGGCCCTTCATCAAGCCCGACCGGTAGGCGTCGCCGACGCCGGTGGGGTCAGCAATGGTTGTGACGGGGAACACGGGCACCGCGAAGTGATCGCCGCCGCTGTAAATGTGCGAGCCGTCGCTGCCGTGCGTGACGATGAGCGTCTTACCCTGCCGCACCACGTCCTCACGGACCAGTCCGGTCTTCTTGGCGATCATTTCCCACTCGTACTCATTGCAGATCAGGATCGAGCAGCGTTCGATGCCGTGCATCAGGAAATCGCCGTCGAGCCACACGACCTGTTGGCTGGGGTCGAAAATGAACGGCACGCCGCCGATCGCGCATTCCTCGGCCAATTGCGACATCGCCGACGGGTCGTTGGGCGAGATGATCATCAGGTCCGTCTTGCCCGTGACGGCTTCGGCCAGCTTGTAGCCGTTGGAGTAGGCCATTGCGCCGGTGTAAAACGAGCCGATCTGGTTGTTTTCGCTGTCGGTGTTGGCGAAGAATGACGCGGTGAACACGTCGGGAATGATGCGCACGCCGGAGGTGTCCACCCCATGCTCGTCCAGCCAGACTCGGTATTCGTCAAAATCCATCCCGGCTGTGCCCATCAGGATCGGGCGTTCGCCCAGCAGGGCCAGGCTGTAAGCGATATTGGCGCCGTTGCCGCCGTGCTGCCGGTTCAATGTTTCCACCAGGAAGCTGATGCTGATTTGGTCGAGCTTTTCGGCAATGAGGTGATCTCTGAAGCGGCCCGGAAAGCGCATCAGATAGTCAAAGGCGATGGAGCCGCTCACGACAATTCGCATGATGTGAACCTTTTCCCCCGAGGTTGTTCGTGTGTGTGGCAAAACGGAGTCAGTATACCACGGATTGCACAAGAATCGACGGTGTATTGTGCGCGGCGCAGCCTTGACGGGAAGCGCGGCGGGCAAACGTTTGGGACGGCGTGGAGGACACTCACTTTTGCAAGACCGTAGGTAGGAGTAAAGTAGAGGAGCCGGATGTTTGGGAGAGTTGGACCATGCTGACGATGAGCAATATCTATGCGCACGGGTTCGACCGCGATCAGGTGGCGGCGCTGGAAGCGCTCGGCTTCACGCTGCGCTCCGAAGCGTCGGTCTACGCGGGATCGCAGCTCTGCCGTTTTATCGACTTCCAGATCGGTCCATCACTGGAATTGATCGAGGTCGAGGACCGGCAGGCATACCAGGACTTCGTTCCGGCGGGCATGGTGCCGTACAGTCCTGGCATCTCGCTCGCTGCACCGGGGCAGCCGGACGTAGCGTTGGCTGCCTACGAGCGCCAGTTCTTCGCGCTGGAACCGTACCGCCTGCACGTGCCCTACGGCGAGAGCACCGGGCAAAGGTCACCGGGTTGGCATTACCTGAACTTCGCGCATCCCGCCGTGCGCGATACGTTCGTGTGGGTGACAGCCTACGACGAGCCGGGGCCGCCGCGCCCTGAGCCGCCCGATCATGCCAACGGCATTATAGGCGTCGTCGGGCTGCTGTTCGACCTCACGCCGGGGGATCTGGCATGTCTGGCGCGGCTAGTGGACGCTCCGCTCGAAGACGGCGTGCTGACGGTCGGCGGCGTGGCGGTGATGGGGGCCAGCGCCGCCGACGAGCATCCGTTGGGGGAGCGGGGCAAAACGTTCCCGCTACGCGCGGTTGTGCTGCGTGCGGCCAGCCTGGACGCGTTCGTGGGGGCGGTGGGCGTGCGACAGATGGCGTTTATGGGGCGGCCCGCCGCGCTGGTGGAGACGAATCCACTGGCGTGGGATCTGCTGGTCGTCGCCTGAGCGCGCCCGGCGAGAGTTACGGCTGGACAGCAGTTCGTCTAGTGTTTCTGCGTGTTATCGCACTGGAAAAGAGGCCCATGCGCAGACCGCTGCACATCAACCATTCGCCTGACGATCCGCCCGGCGGACTGTTGCCGCTGGTACCGGGCCGGGCCGAGGGGCCGCGCTTCTCGCTCGACGCGCTGCGCGAGCGCATCGAGTGGCAGTTTCACGACGAGACGGCGCACCGCCCGGATATTTTGATCGAGCTGGAAACCGAGGACGAGCGCCGCACGCTGCTGCGCGAGGTGATGGATTACGTGTTGGCGGTGGAAGGCATCCGGCTGCTGCCCGGCGACAAGGCCGCGCTGCTGGACGCGGCGCACCGCAGCCTGTTCACCTTTGGCCCGCTGGACGATCTGCTGGCCGACGAAACGGTGACCGAGATCGAGATCGACGGTCCAGCGCAGGTGCACGTCCGGCGTGGGGCGGGACGGTTGGAACCGGGCGCGGTGGCGTTCGATGATCGCGCCCACCTGGACGCAGTGCTGGCGCGCATTCTGGCGGCGGGTGGCGGCACGCGCCGGGAGGACGTGCCGTTTTTGGAGTTGGGCGCGGTGTTGGGTGGACGTATGGCGCGCGTCACGGTGGCCGGGCCGCCGGTCAGCTACGAGCCGAGCGTGACGATCCGGCTGCATCCGCGTGCGCCGTTCACGCTGGCATCCCTGGTCGAACGAGGTACGCTAAATGACCGGGCGGCGGATCTGCTGCGTGCGATCCTGGCGGCGGAACACGGCCTGCTGGTGGTTGGCGACGTGGCCACAGGTAAGACGGCGCTGATCGGTGCGCTGGCGGCGGCACTGCCGGACGACGCGCGGGTCGTCGTGGTCGAGCGCGCGGCAGAGATCGCGCTGCCGCCCGCGATCGAGTGGCTGACGCCCGCGCCTGGCAATCCTGAGGCGTTCGGTAAGCTATTCAAGTCCGCGCTGGACGATGGGGCCGGCTGGCTGCTGGCGGACGAGGTGCGCGCGGAGGATTCGGCGGCGGTGTGGCATATTCTGACGCAGGCCGAAGCGCAGCCCCCCTGCGTCTGGGCCTTTCGCGGCGATCCGTCTCCCGACCGGCTGCGCAGCGCGCTGACCATGCTGATCCGGCGCGACCAACCCGCTGTCGAACAGGGTTGGATTCACCGGGCGCTGGCCGAGCGGCTGCCGTTCGTGGCCGGGCTGCGGGTCATCGACGGCGCGCCGCGCCTGACGTCGATCGGCGAGTGGGCGCTGGACGACAATGACGGCGACCGCCTGGAGCTGTGCCCGATCATGACGTGGCAGGACGGCGCGCTGCGCGCCCTGACGCCGCCCGCGCGGTGGTTGGATCTGCCCGGCGACTTTTGGACGTGACACTATCCTCTCTTCTGCGCCATTCCTTGCCGTTGGAGTAGCCCTTATGCCCAGGCGATTTGTGTTGATCCTCGCTGTCATGGTGATGGTCGTTGGCTTGTTGCCTATACGTCCGGCTATTCCGGTGTCCGGCGCGGCGGAAGCGCCGCTGGCGTCGCTGGCCGCGATCGTGTTCCCCGGCGCTGACACGCCGACCGATTTCGGCGTCTACCTGGGGCACGGGCTGGTGCTAACCAACTGGCATCCCTGGACCGCGGCGGGGCAGGGTTATCTGGACAGTGCGCCGCCCTCCCCGGCGCGCGAAGTGCCGGAGTACGACGCGGACGGCGTGGCCGATCCCGGCGAGCGCGCGCTGGACATGGCCGACTGCGACGGGACGCTCACCCCGCTAGACGAGGCGGGCGCGGACTGCACGCCGCTGACCCGCATCGAGGGGGCGTCTTTCGCGTTTCCGCTGGCCGGGACGCGCGCCCAGGCCGGACCGGACGCCGGGGCGCTGTCCGGTGCCGCCATGATCCCGGTGAGGGAATTGGTTTACGCCAGCCAGAAGTACGACATTGCGCTGTTCGCGGTGGATGCGGCGGCGGTCGAAAAACTGGGTGTGCCCGCCGCGCGGCTGACGATGGTCTCGACCGGGGCGGACTTCCCGGTGCGGATCGCGTCGCTGGATGCGGTGGACGGTCTCGCGGCGGCGCTGCGCAGCGGCGATCCGGTACTGCTGCCCGCGACGGATACGCCCGCCATGCCGGGGCCGTGGCGCGTCGAGTCGCTGGTCGCGGCAGAAGTGACGGCTCCGGCGGGCAGTCCGGTTTTCGCGGCGGAAAGCGGCGACCTGATCGGCCTGGCGTGGCGCGGCGACGCGGGCGAGACGTGGATCACCCCGGCGGCGGCGTGGATTCACGCGCTGTACGCTGCCAACGACCAGATCGGCAGCCAGCGGCTGGCCGGGGTGCTGGTCGACGCGGTGGCCGCGCCCGTGGACGCCCCGCCGACCATTGGCGATCCGCTGATTCCGACGCTGGGCAACGCGGGCATCGACGTGCTGCACGTCACGCTCAAGCTGGACCTGGACCCGGACGCGGGCACGATCGCGGGGGTGGCGACGCTGCACATCCGCGCGGTGTACGATCAACTGGCGAGCTTCAACCTGGACGCGTACGGGCTGGACATTCAGGACGTGCAGATCGGTGGGGCGAGCGTGCCGTTCGTGGCGAAGGAACACAAGCTGGTGATCGAGCTGCCCGCGCCGCTGGCCTACGGGGCCGAGTTCGACGCGGCGATCACGTATCAGGCCGCGCCGCAGCCATATCACAGCGCGTACATCCCCTATTTCGACGTGGGCATGCTGCACCGCGACGGGCGGCTGTTCACCTACAACGAACCGGACGCAGCGCATACGTGGTTCCCCTGCAACGATCACCCGCGCGACCGCGCGACGTACGATTTTTACCTGCGTACGGCGATGCCGGATCAGGCCATCGCCAACGGGACGCTGCTCGACACGACCGATAACGGCGACGGCACGCGCACTTATCACTGGCAGATGCCGTACCCGATGGCGAGCTATCTGGCCGAGGTCGCGGTGGGCGAGTATACGGTCGTGGCGGACAAAACGCCGGACGGCATCTCGGTGAAGCACTACGTTTATCCGGGGCAGGAAGCGACTGCGCGGACAGTGTTCAGCTATTCGGACGACGCGCTGGTGATGCTGCGCGGCTTCTTCGGCCCGTACCCGTTCGACGCGTACGGGCATATCGTCGTGCCGCACCAGGGCGTCGCCATCGAGACGCAGACGCTGACGACGCTGCCGGACGGCGTGCTGGACAGCACCGAAGAGGGCGTGTACGTGATCATGGTGCACGAGATGGCGCACCAGTGGATCGGGAACGCGGTCCCGCTGGCGAGCTGGTCGGATATGTGGCTGAAGGAGGGGTTGGCGACGTATGTCGAGTGGCTGGCGCAGGCGCAGCGCTACGGCAACAGCGCGGCGACGGCGGCTCGCTCGACATCCGAGCAGACGCTGCTGACCGACCGCCGCACGTCGTCGCTGATCGCGCCCGCAACGGGGGATCTGCTCGGCGTGGCGAGCTACGACAAAGGCGCGTGGGTGTTCCAGATGCTGCGCCAGGAGATCGGGGACGAGGCGTTCTTCAATCTGCTGCGCGCGACCGTGACCACCTTCACCGACCGCCCGATCTCCACACTGGACTTCTGGCGGTTGGCGGAGGAGGTCAGCGGGCAGAACCTGGATGCGTTCTTCACACAGTGGCTGCTGCGCGGCGGCATCCCGAACCTGACGCTGTACTGGTCTGCGACGGACGCGGGCGCGGACGTACTGCTGTGCGCCAACGCCGCGACGGACTACCGCTTCGCGCTGCCGCTGCGCTTTGGGGATGGGACGCGCTCGATGGACGCAGCGCTGGACGTCGCGCCCGGCGAGCAGCGCGTGAGCCTGCCGTTCGACTTTGCGCCGATGACGCTGGCCGTGGACCCGGATCAGTTGGTGCTGGCGCAGGTGCAGGTCCAGCAGATCGCCGCGCTGCCGGACGCGTGCGCCGCGGTGGAGTAGCGTGGTAGGCATATGAACCGGCTGAGGGCATTCCTGATCGCGGCGATTGCCGGGATCGCATTGGCGCGGAGTTGTGTGTTCCGGCCCGCAACGGATTATCCTGGCATTGCCTTTAACCGCGACACAAATGCCGTCTGGCTCGGCGTGGAGTGGGTCAACGAGCCGCGCGCGCCGGGAGATGTGGCTGATCTCGTAGAGGATCTTCGACGACACCGCATACGAACGGTTTTTGTTTACACCAGCTATATGCGGGCGGACGGCACGTTTAATACTACGTACGATCACGCTGCCGGCTTCGTGCACGCAGTCCATGCCCTCGATCACACGCTGGACGTACTGGCGTGGATTGGGCTGCCGCTTGACGTACCTCGTAGTAGCGGCACGGTCGATCTGGGCGATGGGACGACGCGCCAGCGTGTAGTCGCGCTGTGTACCGAACTCATTGCAGAGGCCGGATTCGATGGCGTTCACCTGGACCCCGAGCCTGTTCCGGGCGGTGATGACACCGTGTTGGCCCTGTTGGAAGACGTGCGGCAGAGTTTACCGCCGGACGCGATGCTGTCCATCGCCACGCGGCGGATCTGGCCGGTGTTCCCGGACGTGCCGTGGCCGGGCGTCGGCGCGGGGTTCTGGCGCAGCGACTATTACCGGCAGATCGCGGCACACGTCGATCAGATCGCGTTGATGACCTACGATAGCGCGCTGCCGGTTGCCTGGATGTACCGCCAGTGGACGCGCTATCAGGTGATCACTTTGAGCCGGGCGCTTGAGAACAGCACGGTCGAGATTCTGATCGGTATCCCGACCTCGGAAGAGGCAACCCGCACGCATCGCCCTCAGGCGGAAACGATGGAATCCGGGCTGCGCGGCACGATCGATGGTCTGAATGACGAGGCCGCGCGCCCGGAACGGATCGCAGGCGTGGCAATTTACCCGTATTGGGAAACGGACGTCGACGAGTGGCGCGTATACGACCGGCTGTGGCTGGGAAGGGAGGAGTGACGCGGGGTGCAGAACGGGCGGAGCAAGCCCCGCCCTTATGAGCGTTCGTGCGCGGCGATCTACCCCTGCGGCACGATGTCGAAGCTGTCGAGGAGCAGGGTGTAGAGCGCGACGGCCTGACCGTACGGCTCCGTGTAGGTTGGGTCCATCGGGACCACCATCACTTCGACCAGCGTATTGTTGACCACCGCGAAGACCATCCAATTGATGTCCTGGCCGGGCAGATTGTAGACCGCGACCGCCGGGTAGCCGCCGAGCTCGACCGCTTCCGTGTCGGCCTCGAAGCCGGGGATGGCGGCCTGCGCCTCGGTTATGCGCGCGTCCGCCACGTCTTGCGCGGTGCGCCCCTCGGCATCGCTCACGTTGACGAACGCGATCGGCTGCGTACCCGCCTGGGGAACCGGGCCGCGCACCATGACCTCATTGTCGACCGGCATCTCGACGGTGTAGCCTTCCGGGTAGGAGAAGCAGACGCCGATGCCCTGGAACGTCAGCGCGCCCGGCTCCGGCTCGCAGACGGCGGGCACTTCGGCGCTGCCCGACGAGTCGCCCTGCGACACGTAAAAGTCGAATACGCCGCACGCGCTGAGCGCGAGCGCCAGCAGCATGAGTAGGGTGATTCCGATGACTGTCCGTTTACTCACAGATACCTCCATAGTCGATCCACTACTGGTGGTCTGATCGTAGTATAGAGGCATCTCGAATGCCCGTCGTCCGTCCTCCGGCGGATGCGCGCTCAGCTTTTGGACGGTGGGCGGATAGGTGTCATGCGCCTACTTTTTGCTCTCCACGGTTTTGCGCAGGTTTTCGGTGAAGGGCGGCAGCACGACGCCGCATTCCGTCACGAGGCCGTTCAGGTAGTGGGCGGGCGTGACGTCAAAGGCGGGGTTGCGCGCGTGGAAGTGCGCCGGGACGATCTCGCAGCCGTACGGCGCGCGGACCTCGGCGGGGTCGCGCTCCTCGATCGGGATCTCGTCGCCGTCGGGCATGGTCAGATCGACGGTCGAGATCGGCATGGCGGAATAGACCGGGATGCCGTTTTCGTGGCCGAGCACCGCAATCTGGTAGGAGCCGATCTTGTTCACCACGTCGCCGTTGGCCGCGACACGATCCGCGCCGAACATGACCACGTTGATCTCGCCGCGCCGCATGTAAAAGCCCGCCGCCGTGTCGGGAATGATGTCGTAGGGGATGCCGAGCTGCTCGCATTCCCACGCACTGAGGCGCGCCCCTTGCAAGCGCGGGCGAGTTTCGTCCAGCAGGACGTGGATATGCTTGCCCTGCTCGTGCGCGGTACGGATGATGCCCAGCGCCGTGCCGTAATCGACCGTGGCGAGGAAGCCCGTGTTGCAGTGGTGCAGGATCGTGTCGCCGTCCTTGATCAGCGCCGCGCCGTATTGCCCGATTTGCTTGTTGGTGCGCACGTCGTCTTCGGCCATGCGGTGCGCTTCGTCCAGGATCGCCGCACGGATGGCGTTCGGCGTGGTGAAGCGGTCGCTGCGGGCGACGTCCATCACGTGATCGACCGCCCACGCGAGGTTGACCGCCGTGGGCCGCGCGGCCTTCATCACGCCCGCCGCCGTGGCGAGATCCCGCAGCAGGGCGGGAACGTCCGTCGCGGCGCTCTGGCGCGCAGCGAGCGCCATGCCGTAAGCCGCCGAGACGCCGATCGCGGGCGCGCCGCGCACGACCATATCCGTGATCGCGCGGGCGACCTCGGCATAGTCCTCGTAATCGATCGTCTCCGTCTCGAACGGGATCTGGCGCTGGTCGATCATGCGCAAACGGTCGTCAATCCATGCCACTGCTCGCATCGTCGCGTCCTCAAGGTATTGGATGAAGCCATACCGTGAAGTCTAGCGTTGGCACGGCGGGGCGTCAATGCGGCTCACGACTTTTTGCGTTTGGCGCGGTTTTCCTGCGCGCGCCGCAGGATCTCGGCGGCGTCCTCGGACGTGGCCGGGGAGGGGGGCGGTGGTGTGTTCGGTGCCTGCTGCGTGCGGCTGCCGAGCGCCTCCCGGCGTCGCTTCATCTCCGCCGCGATCTCGCCGCTTTGCTCCATTTCCCAGTAGAACATGCTCCAGTACAGGATCTTGCCGAACCGCTCGGCGGCCTGCCGGACCTCCGGCACGGGGTCGAGCAGGTACGCAGCAGCCAGGGCGGGCAGCGCCTGCGGATTGTTGATCTGGGCCAGCTCCGTGGCGGTCAGGGTGCGGTTGGACGCTTTCGTATCTTCGCGCAGCCGCCGCACGCGTATGGCGATGTCAGTTGTGGCGGGAGCCGTCGGCGGGACGCGCCGTACGCTGCCCATTCCCCCGACGCTCAGGTTCGACCCGGCGACGTCCGCGCCCGCCGCGAGTGAGGCGGACATCATGCCCATGCCGGTCAGCGCGCCGCCCGCCATCATGCCGCCCAGCCCGGCGGCGAGTGCGGTCCCGGCGCGGCGCTTGGCGGCCTGTTCCTTCATGCGCTGAAGGTCTTTGTCGAACATGGAATCCATCTTGCGCAGCAGCTCGGCTTCGGCCTCGTCCGGCGCGTGCTCGATCTCGCGGTTGATGTTGAAGTGCTCGAACAGCGCGTCAATGGTCGAATAACCCGCCTGCTGGGCGCTGTAAAGACGCTGCCCGGCCCACTGGATCGCCGCGCGAATGTCGGGGTCAGCTTCCGTCGCAAGCTGAGCGCGCAGCGCGTCGAGCGCGCGCGTCTCTTCGACCATGCCCAACACGCGCACGACGTCCAGCCGGACGGATGGAGTTGGGTGGGCGAGGCTGGCAATCAACGTGTTGAGCCGCATCAGTCGTCTCCTGAATTACCGGGTGAACCGCACCGTCTTTCATTGTACACGCACATTAACAAGAGCTATATGAGGTTTAATTCACAATGCGCCTGGGTGCGTAAGGCATATGTTATGATGACGGGGGAATCGACCGCTGTGTCTAGTGTCATGTGTGAGCGGTCTTGGTGGTTTTTGTCACATGAAAAATAGATAGGGTTCACGCTAAACTGAAAATTAAGCTCGCGCGCATCACGATTTTCTTCGCCTGTTTGCACACAGGAGGAATAGACCCTTCATGGAAGCGTTGGATCTGGCGAGGTGGCAGTTCGCGCTGACCACCATATATCATTTTTTCTTTGTGCCGCTGACGTTAGGTTTGTCCATTTTAGTCGCCATCATGCAGACCTTCTGGCACAACACCGACAAACCCGTCTACAAGCGTATGGCGCGGTTCTGGGGCAAATTGTTCCTGATCAACTTCGCGCTGGGCGTGGTGACCGGCATCGTGCTCGAATTCCAGTTCGGCATGAACTGGTCCGAATATTCGCGCTTCATGGGCGACATCTTCGGGGCGCCGCTGGCGATTGAGGCGCTGCTGGCCTTCTTCCTCGAATCGACCTTCCTGGGCGTGTGGATCTTCGGGTGGGACAGGCTGCCCCGGCGCATCCATACGGCGTCCATCTGGGCGGTTGCGATTGGTGCGAACATCTCCGCGTTCTGGATTCTGGTCGCCAATTCGTTTATGCAGCAGCCGGTGGGCTATACGCTGAACGAAGCCGCGAACCGCGTCGAAATGACCGACTTCTTCGCGCTCATCACCAACTCGAACGTGCTGGTCCAGTTTCCGCACGTCTTCACGTCGGGCATCACGACCGGGGCGTTTTTCGTGCTGGGCATCAGCGCATGGCATCTGCTGCGTAAGCGCGGCGACGCTGAACAGCTCAATTTCTTCAAGCAGTCATTTGGGATGGCGGCGGTCTACGGCATCATCGGCATCGTGCTGGTGATCATGGTCGGCCACACTCAGGCACAGCACATGGTCGAGACGCAGCCGATGAAAATGGCCGCGGCAGAGGGTTTGTTCGATAGCGAAGACCCGGCGGGCCTATCGCTGATCACAGTTGGCGACTGGGAGCAGCGCAGCGAGGTGTTCTCGATTCGGATTCCGGGGGCGCTCAGCTTTTTGGCCTATAACAAGTTCGACGGCGAAGTGAAGGGTATCCACGACCTTCAGGCCGAATATGAGCAGGAATACGGCGAGGGCGAAAACTACATCCCGCCCGTGGCGCTGACCTACTGGAGCTTCCGCGCGATGGTGGGGGCCGGCTTCCTAATGCTGGGGCTGGCTGGGCTGAGTCTGTACTTTGCCGCGCGCAAACAGGGGAATGTGGCGAAATGGCTGCTGCGTGTGATGCCGTTCGCCATTGGGCTGCCCTACATCGCCAACACGTTTGGCTGGATCATGACCGAAGTGGGCCGCCAGCCGTGGATCGTGTTTGGCTTGCAGCGCACCGAAGACGCCGTGTCGCCCAACGTGACGGCGGGTATGGTGGCGCTGACGCTGGTCGGGTTCAGCGTGGTCTACATTTCGCTGATCGTGGTGGACGTCTATCTACTGGCGAAGTTCGCCAAGCAAGGCCCGGATTCCGATGATGCGGAAGCTGTGGCCGAGCCAGCGACGGTTACGGCGTAGGGCGGGAGAAAAGACAATGTCACTATCTGACCTCTGGTTTATCCTGATCTCGGTCCTGTTCATCGGCTTCTTCTTCCTGGAAGGCTTCGACTACGGCGTGGGCATCCTGCTGCCGTTCCTGGGCAAGACCGATACGGAGCGCCGCCAGATCATCGGCACGATTGGGCCGTTCTG
This sequence is a window from Aggregatilinea lenta. Protein-coding genes within it:
- a CDS encoding GNAT family N-acetyltransferase — encoded protein: MTHAVVKQFDKAAIRAFLAQDRPLTAYALGDLDDAFWPESTFYTAEADGEIRALVLVYEGLDPSVLTAFGDPDGVRAIFDACALPDEIYYLFLPDMESILAARYELPHMKREWRMVLDAHAFVPAPCPTLDRDLRRIGPTDAAALDALYQHAADPGEAMVAFSPWQIAHGCFFGVWDGDALIAAAGTHVWSGAESVAAIGNVFTMPEHRGHRLASACTTAVARAALDAGLQTVVLNVRTDNTPAIHVYEKLGFRLYRSFLEGPGLARGRTRLLID
- a CDS encoding carbohydrate kinase family protein → MRIVVSGSIAFDYLMRFPGRFRDHLIAEKLDQISISFLVETLNRQHGGNGANIAYSLALLGERPILMGTAGMDFDEYRVWLDEHGVDTSGVRIIPDVFTASFFANTDSENNQIGSFYTGAMAYSNGYKLAEAVTGKTDLMIISPNDPSAMSQLAEECAIGGVPFIFDPSQQVVWLDGDFLMHGIERCSILICNEYEWEMIAKKTGLVREDVVRQGKTLIVTHGSDGSHIYSGGDHFAVPVFPVTTIADPTGVGDAYRSGLMKGLACGFGWELCGQIGALAAAYVLEHIAPQSHSYTLPDFVARFRTVFDDQGALDSWLHYDTRRSEAVR
- a CDS encoding ATPase, T2SS/T4P/T4SS family yields the protein MRRPLHINHSPDDPPGGLLPLVPGRAEGPRFSLDALRERIEWQFHDETAHRPDILIELETEDERRTLLREVMDYVLAVEGIRLLPGDKAALLDAAHRSLFTFGPLDDLLADETVTEIEIDGPAQVHVRRGAGRLEPGAVAFDDRAHLDAVLARILAAGGGTRREDVPFLELGAVLGGRMARVTVAGPPVSYEPSVTIRLHPRAPFTLASLVERGTLNDRAADLLRAILAAEHGLLVVGDVATGKTALIGALAAALPDDARVVVVERAAEIALPPAIEWLTPAPGNPEAFGKLFKSALDDGAGWLLADEVRAEDSAAVWHILTQAEAQPPCVWAFRGDPSPDRLRSALTMLIRRDQPAVEQGWIHRALAERLPFVAGLRVIDGAPRLTSIGEWALDDNDGDRLELCPIMTWQDGALRALTPPARWLDLPGDFWT
- a CDS encoding M1 family metallopeptidase, with amino-acid sequence MPRRFVLILAVMVMVVGLLPIRPAIPVSGAAEAPLASLAAIVFPGADTPTDFGVYLGHGLVLTNWHPWTAAGQGYLDSAPPSPAREVPEYDADGVADPGERALDMADCDGTLTPLDEAGADCTPLTRIEGASFAFPLAGTRAQAGPDAGALSGAAMIPVRELVYASQKYDIALFAVDAAAVEKLGVPAARLTMVSTGADFPVRIASLDAVDGLAAALRSGDPVLLPATDTPAMPGPWRVESLVAAEVTAPAGSPVFAAESGDLIGLAWRGDAGETWITPAAAWIHALYAANDQIGSQRLAGVLVDAVAAPVDAPPTIGDPLIPTLGNAGIDVLHVTLKLDLDPDAGTIAGVATLHIRAVYDQLASFNLDAYGLDIQDVQIGGASVPFVAKEHKLVIELPAPLAYGAEFDAAITYQAAPQPYHSAYIPYFDVGMLHRDGRLFTYNEPDAAHTWFPCNDHPRDRATYDFYLRTAMPDQAIANGTLLDTTDNGDGTRTYHWQMPYPMASYLAEVAVGEYTVVADKTPDGISVKHYVYPGQEATARTVFSYSDDALVMLRGFFGPYPFDAYGHIVVPHQGVAIETQTLTTLPDGVLDSTEEGVYVIMVHEMAHQWIGNAVPLASWSDMWLKEGLATYVEWLAQAQRYGNSAATAARSTSEQTLLTDRRTSSLIAPATGDLLGVASYDKGAWVFQMLRQEIGDEAFFNLLRATVTTFTDRPISTLDFWRLAEEVSGQNLDAFFTQWLLRGGIPNLTLYWSATDAGADVLLCANAATDYRFALPLRFGDGTRSMDAALDVAPGEQRVSLPFDFAPMTLAVDPDQLVLAQVQVQQIAALPDACAAVE
- a CDS encoding glycosyl hydrolase family 18 protein; the protein is MNRLRAFLIAAIAGIALARSCVFRPATDYPGIAFNRDTNAVWLGVEWVNEPRAPGDVADLVEDLRRHRIRTVFVYTSYMRADGTFNTTYDHAAGFVHAVHALDHTLDVLAWIGLPLDVPRSSGTVDLGDGTTRQRVVALCTELIAEAGFDGVHLDPEPVPGGDDTVLALLEDVRQSLPPDAMLSIATRRIWPVFPDVPWPGVGAGFWRSDYYRQIAAHVDQIALMTYDSALPVAWMYRQWTRYQVITLSRALENSTVEILIGIPTSEEATRTHRPQAETMESGLRGTIDGLNDEAARPERIAGVAIYPYWETDVDEWRVYDRLWLGREE
- the mtnA gene encoding S-methyl-5-thioribose-1-phosphate isomerase codes for the protein MRAVAWIDDRLRMIDQRQIPFETETIDYEDYAEVARAITDMVVRGAPAIGVSAAYGMALAARQSAATDVPALLRDLATAAGVMKAARPTAVNLAWAVDHVMDVARSDRFTTPNAIRAAILDEAHRMAEDDVRTNKQIGQYGAALIKDGDTILHHCNTGFLATVDYGTALGIIRTAHEQGKHIHVLLDETRPRLQGARLSAWECEQLGIPYDIIPDTAAGFYMRRGEINVVMFGADRVAANGDVVNKIGSYQIAVLGHENGIPVYSAMPISTVDLTMPDGDEIPIEERDPAEVRAPYGCEIVPAHFHARNPAFDVTPAHYLNGLVTECGVVLPPFTENLRKTVESKK
- a CDS encoding HEAT repeat domain-containing protein; this encodes MRLNTLIASLAHPTPSVRLDVVRVLGMVEETRALDALRAQLATEADPDIRAAIQWAGQRLYSAQQAGYSTIDALFEHFNINREIEHAPDEAEAELLRKMDSMFDKDLQRMKEQAAKRRAGTALAAGLGGMMAGGALTGMGMMSASLAAGADVAGSNLSVGGMGSVRRVPPTAPATTDIAIRVRRLREDTKASNRTLTATELAQINNPQALPALAAAYLLDPVPEVRQAAERFGKILYWSMFYWEMEQSGEIAAEMKRRREALGSRTQQAPNTPPPPSPATSEDAAEILRRAQENRAKRKKS